One Alligator mississippiensis isolate rAllMis1 chromosome 1, rAllMis1, whole genome shotgun sequence genomic window carries:
- the LOC132249541 gene encoding E3 ubiquitin-protein ligase TRIM11-like: MKRALAMESKEKDSTAAWKNKVKRRRERIKSECKKLRRFVSEEEQRLLQRLKEEESETLRSLKANVAQLSRQSSSLRTLISEIKEKSQQTPAELLKDVKRTLDRSKDVKLQETKAVSTELKTPCSIPGMVEMLRKFTVDVTLDPGTAHPKLVLSEDRKCVRHGDTQQDLPDTPERFDPCVCVLGSEGITGGRRYWEVEVGDKTRWTLGVCRESVRRKGKVKRSPGDGYWVVWLQNGGYKALTSPMTPLPVRERPRRVGVFLDYEGGEVSFYNVTDRSHLFTFTDTFSGTLRPYFSPGVNAGGTNAAPLTLCPVPAQP, translated from the exons ATGAAGAGAGCCCTGGCGATGGAGTCCAAGGAGAAGGACAGCACCGCGGCGTGGAAG AACAAGGTAAAGCGACGGAGAGAGAGAATCAAGTCTGAGTGCAAGAAGCTGCGTCGCTTTGTGAGCGAGGAGGAGCAGCGGCTTCTGCAGAgactgaaggaggaggagagcgAGACTCTGCGGAGCCTGAAGGCGAACGTAGCCCAACTCTCCCGGCAAAGCTCCTCTCTGCGCACACTGATCTCGGAGATAAAGGAAAAGAGCCAGCAGacacctgctgagctgctgaag GATGTGAAAAGGACCTTGGACAG GAGCAAGGATGTGAAGCTTCAGGAAACAAAAGCTGTTTCAACAGAGCTGAAGACCCCGTGCAGCATCCCAGGGATGGTGGAAATGCTAAGGAAATTCACAG TGGACGTGACTCTGGACCCAGGGACGGCTCATCCCAAACTCGTCCTGTCTGAGGATCGGAAATGTGTGAGACACGGAGACACCCAACAGGATCTGCCTGACACCCCCGAGAGATTTGACCCTTGTGTCTGTGTCCTGGGCTCGGAGGGGATCACGGGCGGGAGGcgctactgggaggtggaggtgggagacaagacGCGCTGGACCCTGGGcgtgtgcagggagtctgtgcgCAGGAAGGGGAAGGTCAAACGATCGCCTGGCGATGGATACTGGGTCGTGTGGCTACAGAACGGGGGATACAAGGCTCTCACCTCCCCCATGACCCCCCTCCCCGTGCGCGAGCGGCCCAGGCGGGTGGGGGTTTTCCTAGACTACGAGGGGGGCGAGGTCTCATTTTACAACGTGACCGacaggtcccatctcttcactttcactgacaccTTCTCCGGGACCCTGCGCCCTTACTTCAGTCCTGGTGTCAATGCTGGGGGCACCAACGCggctcccctgaccctgtgcccggtcccagcccagccctga